Proteins encoded in a region of the Photobacterium angustum genome:
- the flgM gene encoding flagellar biosynthesis anti-sigma factor FlgM, with product MASIDHLRGGQPVNTTRVGQQKTTTTEEQTTTSNIAKEQHDEVSLSSQGKAVGQIHQQLATEPSFDAGKVAEIKQAIANGSYTIDADKLASNMLKFEDELNGL from the coding sequence ATGGCAAGTATTGATCACCTACGTGGTGGACAACCTGTAAATACCACACGTGTTGGCCAACAAAAAACAACCACAACGGAAGAGCAAACTACCACGTCAAACATTGCTAAAGAGCAACATGACGAAGTATCTTTAAGCTCTCAAGGTAAAGCTGTGGGACAAATTCATCAACAATTAGCAACAGAGCCAAGCTTTGATGCTGGAAAAGTGGCAGAGATCAAACAAGCAATTGCAAATGGCTCATATACTATTGATGCCGATAAACTTGCATCAAATATGTTAAAGTTCGAAGACGAGCTTAATGGGCTTTAA
- a CDS encoding LPP20 family lipoprotein, translated as MKYYVALAAAMLLLSGCTNTTSGSSTVPGPDLTKSKDVIQAVGYASISEQKGRTKEEKSIRAMRASKLDAYRELSEQIYGLRISATTSLDDQQLGYESTDGAVDGVIRGAKIIRSYPVGDSYVTEMELNIGLMERMKQHGEVFHVPNKQEVMF; from the coding sequence ATGAAATATTATGTGGCTTTAGCTGCTGCGATGTTATTACTGTCAGGTTGTACTAATACAACATCAGGCAGTTCAACGGTTCCGGGCCCAGACTTAACTAAAAGTAAAGATGTGATCCAAGCTGTAGGGTATGCTTCAATTAGTGAGCAAAAAGGGCGAACCAAAGAAGAAAAAAGTATTCGTGCAATGCGCGCTTCTAAGTTAGATGCTTACCGCGAATTATCAGAGCAAATTTATGGATTACGCATTAGTGCAACCACATCGCTTGATGATCAGCAGTTAGGATATGAAAGTACAGATGGAGCAGTAGATGGCGTTATTCGTGGGGCAAAAATTATTCGCAGCTATCCTGTCGGTGACAGTTATGTCACTGAAATGGAGTTAAATATTGGTTTGATGGAACGAATGAAGCAACACGGTGAAGTGTTTCATGTACCAAATAAACAAGAAGTTATGTTTTAA
- the flgA gene encoding flagellar basal body P-ring formation chaperone FlgA — MTSHRDQKLLPIFIGLLLFFFSTNIFASDYNVLDSVEKAAENLIKQQVTLPEKGKLKVTAAELDNRLRFSTCSAPLEATLPGKQNLSGNVTVLVKCPTENWQLYVPVNVQLTLPKVVASVALGRGMVITRDKLSIQMVESRFQRGNSFEDPNEIIGSKVKRSVKLGEMIQARDICLVCRNDTVIIRAGTGGLNIVTEGKALSDGAIGEEIRVQNRTSRRMIDAIITAVGEVTVKY, encoded by the coding sequence AGCCACAGAGATCAAAAACTCTTGCCAATTTTTATCGGCCTTTTGCTATTTTTCTTTAGTACAAATATCTTCGCTTCCGATTATAACGTGCTAGATTCCGTGGAAAAAGCCGCTGAAAACCTAATAAAACAGCAAGTTACCTTACCAGAAAAAGGGAAATTAAAAGTTACAGCAGCAGAGCTTGATAACCGTCTTCGCTTTTCTACTTGTTCGGCACCACTTGAAGCCACTCTCCCCGGCAAACAAAACTTAAGTGGTAATGTTACTGTACTTGTTAAATGCCCTACCGAAAACTGGCAGCTTTATGTCCCTGTAAACGTGCAATTAACACTACCTAAAGTTGTTGCTAGTGTTGCTCTTGGTCGAGGCATGGTTATTACTCGAGATAAACTTTCCATTCAAATGGTTGAAAGTCGTTTTCAACGAGGCAATAGCTTTGAAGATCCTAATGAAATCATAGGATCAAAAGTTAAACGCTCAGTAAAATTAGGAGAAATGATCCAAGCCCGTGATATTTGTTTAGTATGTCGTAACGACACTGTCATTATCCGTGCCGGAACAGGCGGACTAAATATAGTAACAGAAGGTAAAGCGCTGTCTGACGGGGCTATCGGTGAAGAGATCCGAGTTCAGAATAGAACATCAAGACGCATGATTGATGCTATTATTACCGCAGTTGGTGAAGTAACCGTAAAGTATTAG
- a CDS encoding FlgO family outer membrane protein, whose product MNKWIVIVLSLAMTACAAPPVYNGKEKYSSGAYSLSDTPRHTVDYFIEGLANQLVMSNQYLTASTPLAVTSFVDLQDMTETNWLGNVVSENFMYQMQQRGFTVVDYKSTGVIKVTRSGDFSISRNWKELASQQPVDYVLTGTMLRQSGGVLINARIIGMRSNVVIATAQGFLPAERIGRDLDFMNKIQLRNGVIMRTDVRNRPDNNVILKP is encoded by the coding sequence CGATGACTGCTTGTGCCGCACCTCCGGTTTATAACGGTAAAGAGAAATACTCATCAGGCGCCTATTCTTTATCAGACACGCCAAGACATACCGTTGATTATTTTATTGAAGGATTAGCTAATCAATTGGTAATGTCGAATCAATATTTAACGGCGAGCACGCCATTAGCAGTCACCTCATTTGTCGATTTACAAGATATGACAGAAACCAACTGGTTAGGTAATGTGGTGAGTGAAAACTTCATGTACCAAATGCAGCAGCGTGGTTTTACAGTGGTTGACTATAAGTCAACAGGGGTAATTAAAGTGACGCGTAGTGGCGATTTTAGTATTAGTCGTAACTGGAAAGAATTAGCGTCACAGCAACCTGTTGATTATGTACTAACAGGCACAATGCTGCGTCAAAGTGGTGGTGTGCTCATTAATGCTCGAATTATCGGTATGCGCTCAAATGTGGTTATTGCTACAGCACAGGGTTTTCTTCCGGCAGAGCGTATTGGTCGAGATTTGGATTTTATGAATAAAATTCAGTTACGAAATGGGGTAATTATGCGTACAGATGTGCGTAACCGTCCTGATAATAATGTAATTTTAAAGCCGTAA
- a CDS encoding flagella synthesis protein FlgN translates to MKQTLGQLLEVQQTTLLSLIDLLKQERVAITRRKALEIEQIAKEKLDLIYKVQQHDYLLSSHEEREQLTQIDEYQTQVNTIQDLVKECQQFNDINGEVLQRAHLSFHKLNNLFQQSRGRHQMTYNCDGIAQNVRSLGTNLKA, encoded by the coding sequence ATGAAACAGACACTTGGTCAACTGCTTGAAGTTCAACAAACCACCTTATTGTCTTTAATCGATCTTCTCAAACAAGAAAGAGTGGCAATCACTCGCCGCAAGGCATTAGAAATTGAACAAATTGCCAAAGAGAAGTTAGATCTGATCTACAAAGTCCAACAACACGATTATTTATTGTCTTCCCATGAAGAGCGCGAACAGTTAACGCAGATCGACGAATACCAAACACAAGTGAATACGATTCAAGATCTAGTTAAAGAATGCCAACAATTTAATGATATCAATGGCGAAGTATTACAGCGCGCTCACCTCAGCTTTCATAAGCTAAATAATTTATTCCAGCAAAGTCGTGGGCGGCACCAAATGACCTACAATTGTGATGGTATCGCACAAAATGTTCGTTCATTAGGCACCAACCTAAAAGCGTAA